A stretch of DNA from Kazachstania africana CBS 2517 chromosome 3, complete genome:
attacaCCTGTATATAGAAATCAGTATTAGTATGATTATTGATggaatcattttcattcaagaTTTTTTCCAACAGTTTGAATGGTTCCAATGCATCAAATTCCAAGTAAAGCTGGAAAAGACCTCTGATACATGCACGTTGTAGAGTCATTATATTAGTTTTTTTAGCCACATTTAGTATTTTCTCTATGATTTGATTAATGAACTGAAAGTCGTTATTATGATTTTCTGTCGCACCATCAACAGCGATATCATATGCTATGCCTAAGAAAGGTAAGAATTCTACTATCCGCATTTTAAAAACTTGATTTGAACCAAATTTCAGAATCATCAAATTGTTTAGCTTGATCAAAACACCGTTCCAGTTGAAACGCTCATCTCCCAATTTGGTCCTAGAAGAAATTAGTCTCTCTATGAAGTTTAAACAACAGGTAACagtttttatcaatttgcTGATTTTCTCCTGGTCAGATTTATATGACATGATACGGGATGCTGTGGGAATTGATAAGattaattctttgaatataGCATTCCTGGAATCACTAGATTTCAAATCTGTCTCATACCACGTTATAAAAGAATCGATTGATTTACCTAACTGGTCGTTAGTAGAGTATTGCGCACCTGCATTCATTGCATAGCTCTGCCAGAAGGATAATCTGTCTATATCTCCATTATTTGAGgtgaatatttgaaatagctGTAAGAGTTTTAATTCatgttctttttcttcgtcTGAGGAAGAACCTAAGTATGTTTGAATTGTACTCAAAGAGACAGTTCTGATCCCCGTAGACGGTTGAGCAGCCAAATTAAATAAGCTAGAAAGTAGGACGTCATGATGTTTCTCAAAACGGTTAAAATGCAACGATATCAATTTACATGCTTGGAACCTCACTAATCTACCAACGTCGCCTTGATCTGTCACAGTGTGGTCGTCTAAAAAGTCGACTATataatcaataatattgaagCCAGTACTGGTGTCATTTAACAGATTAGATAAAATGTCGTTTTCGTTTCTTGTTATATTTGCTATCAGTGAAGCTTTTGCTTGACAGTTCAAGTGACTCACAAATTTAGCGAATTTAATCTTAAATTCGTCATATGGCAAGTATGGCAATGATGAGCAGATTATCGTGTGGTTAAGTTTGGCATATTTATCATAGTTgagccaaaaaaaatcaaaagcCTCTTGATTTCCGAAAATAGTTGTGTCACTACGTGATAGAAGATATATAAACTCATTCATCAGTGTGCTGAACtcatcaaaagaagaagaatcgACATTGGCGACCAATAGTATACGCGTGTATAGGAAATCAAATTCTGGCTTGCTAAGGGTAAAATGGGGGTATTTGACcttcaaattgaaagtcCAATACTTTAGGATCGCTAAgcatttgaatgaattgaCCGAATCTCTCGAAAATGTAAAATGTGAATTTATAACACtagagaaaatttttaataagaATTCTCTATTAAAATTTAGTAAATGCTCGTCACTGTTCATTTCAGTTATTAGATACAGTAATCTTGTGGAAGTTATGGCATCGACATTACCTTTAGAATCCTGCCTTTTCAAAAGCGTTGCAATGTTATTGGATAATACAATATAATATGGGTTGTGATTTGCTTTGAGATACAGCATTAAGATTTTCAAGGAGGAAACCGCCAACATAACAGTACCTATATCGACGTTTCCCATAATGTTATAGTTTATGAACCAATCGCTtatataattgaaaaaagtgttgtgaatattattactgGTGCCATTATTTGGATTTAGTATCTTGTATAATGCGATAAGGTTATTGGAATATGAATGTTTTAAATCGTTTATAGGAAGTTCCATAATTTTGACAACTTGTTCGTTACTCAAAATTAAACTTCCATGTCTTCCTAGAAGCTCTTGTAAAGCGGCGTATGATGATTTCCTAATCAATATTTCTgcatcaaataatgaattaatcAGAAGGTTTTGGAAAAGATTTGAGACCACTAGCTCTGTACTAGCGGTGAGTTGTTCATGGAAGCATTTAGCCTTAACTAAAGACCACGAGATAAAATTTGAGGCATCTTTTATTTGACTGCCCTTGATGCTCTTGTTCAGATGTTTTtgttggaaaaaaaaagttgtgGACAGAACCTTTATGATTTTGAGTATTAAATTTGGGAAGTGTACTATTATAAAGTTAGATAATTCGGCCATTATTAGTAGGTTTGAGTGCAAGTCGTGAATATCAATCATATCTAAATTTGCCTTATCATCTAAAAGGGATAGAGtcttatcaataatatcacCTTCGACTAAATCAAGTAATAAACcgtcattatcatttgCATGTATTAAGTCTATAATCTTTTTAAATGAATGTGCTAAAGAAAATCTGAATTTAGTAAAGTGTGTGTTCATATTTGTGAAGTACCATGATAAGATATTCTCGATGACACCCTCATTACCAGTCAAAATTTGTAGTTTGAATAGTTTTGGTAAAGTTTTACAGATAATGATACCAATTGACTCATTGTTGGCATGGTCAAACTCCAGACAATAATTTGTGTAATACTCCAGGAgttcaatatcatcaagTAGAATATCGATGGTACAGGAAGACGCAACGGAACCATTATTATTCGTACAATTTATGATTTTCTTGagtaaaaaatttaaagttttcaaatcgCAAGTTCTTGCATTATCCTGATACATTGTTCTGTTTTTAAAGAGTAATTCGGAGTGTATCATGCAGACGATAGGGTCCAGAACTTGATTTGCTTTAAACTTTTTAGctttttgatatatttctATATCATTTTGTAGTTTGAAAGGCGAAGTTATAATGATATATTCCCATGAgagtaaaaaaaatttgaattgcCACTTGTATGATAGCTTGTCCAATTCTGAAAGGATATGGGGTAAAAGGTACACGTCGGCCGGTAAAAATTTCACAATCTTTTTCCAAGTgcaaacttttgaaaagttgtAAAAGATCTCACATAATTTGGAGTGGTTTACATTAATTCTATAAGTGTCATCATTATTCAAAACGAAAAAATCCTTtgttatcaaatttataaataaaCTTAGATGTTTATCTAATATCGATGGATCACTCTGAAAGCTATTTATGGACTTGATTACTTCATTAGCATCACAGTTCGTAACATTTTTTAATCCATTTTTTATGGACTGCAGCAAGGATTCTATGGAAGCTGCTTGCATGACACATCAAGTTTAATGGTGGCCTTATGTTCAGTCCTAAAACAAGTTACTTCGATGAAGGTGTATTGCCGTTCTCCAACtctttataatttttacAATTATCGATGAGCTAGACTACCACTTGCAGCAATTGGTAAACTTTTTCAAGGAAACCTCGAGGCGGAAGAAGTAAGACGTGAACACGAAAACACGTTCcgataatattattaccCGGTCTAAATCACGTGGTAATGGCTTGAGAAGCCCAATCAAGCAAAGTTATTAACAAAACGCTGATAACCGAAAGTTGACACTCGTACTTGTGTCAACATCATAAAATTGCTGCTTCTGAGTACTTCTATCATTAACCACATTTACCTTCGATTTTTTCCTGACACTTTTCTTGTTCAGGAATCCTAACATCAATAGCCAAGCTATTGTTCTTCACCTGGTTCCCAAAAACCCTATTTACACATCTTCTGTCTTCGCTCttagtagtagtagtgtTGGACTTGACCCGTTTATCCCATGTAACAGCAGCTTTTATGGATGTGATTGAACGTAAAGCCTTACCTTCAAATGGCTGGGACAGCTGTTTTTATCGTTTAGACATGTCCGAGAACGGAAAAGACGTCATGAAAACAGCCCTTATCAGGAAAGACTCCGTTGTCATTCATTGTGACGTCTCTGGTATTTTTTTGGCCTCGTGTGACATCTCAATGGAACAAAACAATAGTAAAAGACAGTCAGGAACGTACACAATGTTTATCTAATCATTCAATGACGCCACCATTCTATTCAACATGTGCAAGGGCTGCCTGAAAAGTGGGGTCGATGTACTTCAATGAAAGGGCCGTCTTATTTAGAATATCAGGTACTCATATGTTCTTCGTTGGTCatatatattgataatTAAGTCGAAACCCCTTGGAGTGATAAGGCACATAGTTATTTCTAcataaatgaaattaatgggtcatttatatatgtatataatGTAGTTATGTACATTAACTAATGGAATCTTCCAATTATTGTACGAAAATTGATCGATGTTGTAATTGGCACCACGGTTAATGAAATCAGACATGTCAGAATCTAGCGACATGGCCACAACAAATATTTCAGTATACgataaaaatgacaaaaataatatcaaagatGGAGTGTCTTTCGAGAAGCCAATAATTTATAGTGAGGTGGACATTGAGTCAGGGGCAAAAGAAAGTTCCTCTCGAAACTTGAAACATGGACTTCAATCACGTCATATCCAATTAATTGCATTGGGTGGAACCATAGGTACAGGTCTCTTCGTCGGTACCTCTTCAACGTTGGCAAATTGTGGACCGGCTGCACTGGTTATATCATACATAGTCATTTCCACAATTGTATATCCAATTATGAACATGTTCGGTGAAATGGTCTGTTATTTGCCCGGTAATGACGATGACGATGAATCTGTTGGTTACTGTGCCTATCTGGTCTCCAAATATGTGGATGAATCACTAGGTTTTGCAACAAGCTGGAATTACTATTACTGTTTTATCGTTCTGGTAGCAACTGAGTGCACTGCAGCAAGTTCAATAGTAGAGTATTGGACGTCCAAAATCCCTAAAGCTGTACTTATATTCCTATTTTTGGGTGTTatctttcttctaaattttttaccAGTCAAATTCTATGGTGAAGCTGAATTTTGGTTTGCtataattaaaatattttgtataACTGGGTTAATTATAGTTGCTTTTGTCATATTCTGTGGTGGAGCACccaataatgaagataacTCATTTGTTGGTTTCCATTACTGGAAAAATCCGAGTAGTTTTAGAGATTATGTTACGAACGGCAGTCTTGGTAACTTCTTGGATGTTTATAATGCATTGATAAAAGGCGCATTCGCATTTATTTTGGGGCCTGAATTGGTGTCCCTGACAAGTTCTGAATGTGTagatcaaagaagaaatattgCAAAAGCATCAAGGCGATTTGTTTATAGATTAATGtttttctatatttttGGTGCATTATCGATTAGTGTCATTGTACCATATAATGACCCGACGTTGCTAAACGCATTAGCATTGAATAAACCCGGCGCAGGCTCGTCTCCATTTGTCATTGGTATTCAGAATGCTGGAATTACCATTCTACCtcatattattaatttttgcaTATTGACAAGCGCTATGTCAGCTGGTAAtgcatttttatttgcAAGCACAAGAGCTTTACTAACAATGGGTAAAAATGGGAGTGCACCGAGAATATTTAGTAGAATAAATAGACATGGTGTTCCTTATGTTGCATTGTCACTATCAATCATGATTGCATGTTTGGCTTTTCTGAACTGTAGTGCTTCGTCGGCCAAAGTCTTCCAGTGGTTTTCTAATATTAGTACTATTTCCGGGTTTATTGGTTGGTTTACAGGATGCATTGCATATCTAAGGTTTAGAAGAACAATCGATTATAATGGATTATATGATAGATTGCCATTTAAGACAAAGGGGCAAGTGTACTTGACCTGGTATTCCTTCGTTTTTGTCGgaatattgatattgacTAATGGttatatgtatattataCCAAAGTTTTGGAATTACCAAGATTTTATTGCTGCGTATATCACGCTGCCAGTATTTTTAGTATTGTATTTCGGTCATATAATCTACTCTGGAAGGTGgagacaaagaaaatggtgGAAGCCAGTAGATGAAATAGATGTTGTGACAGGCCTAGAAGAAATAGAGCTGAAGACAAAAATCgctgatgaagaaagacAGGGACACTCCGGTAGATTTGCCAAATGCCTCgattatatattataaaaacGAATAgcattttattttcatttttttctgttttctaTTTATACATGTGAAGAATTCGTCAttagaaagagaaaagaaaagtattatataaatacaaaATGTATATACGAACACTTTACAGAAACGCTTTAAACTTCTTATCACGGAAAAAATGTAATGTGGAATTAATCTGAGCGTGCTCTTTTGCTTCTTGCAATACTAGCGATTGGATCTGTAGCAATTGCTTTgctgttattattatttgtgTTAGTGTTATCTAAATCGATGTTATTAGTCGTTCTTTTATTAGATGTACATTTTACGCTATtgtaattattattttgaatgttattactattattacaGTCATTGATTATTCTTGGACTTATACCCCAGTatagattattttttctaatttcttcaaaataatttagCAGCCCACTGCACCAAAAGATTCTTTCCTCTTTTAAATTATAATTATTATCatgtttcaaatttttaatgaattgtAAAGCGTCAAGTATTTTGAGActtggattttttttcaatacaatGGATATCAATAGAGTTATCAGattttcattattctcATAATCAGCAAATATAAGAATGCCATTACTGGGATTAGAGTTCTGGAAGTTAATAATTGCAATTAAATCGTTAAAATATTggaacttttcaaaattatccaCTGTAAAGACATTTGATTTCGTGTAATTCGTTTTATTACCGAATAAAGCGTTTTCAAATTCGAAATTTTGTGATAGTGACAATCTGTCGTTAATCAGACTATTCAATAGACGTGTATTATTCCATTGGTAAAAAGTTAAAGGATCGTTATTTAATTGTAAGTTGTCATAATCTGCTGGcgaaagaaattttgaatcgAAATTaatcattaaaatatcatctttAGATCCATAGATTCCAGAATTCACTATATCGTTATACAGCTGTGAAACTGTTTCTGTTGGTATATCGATACCAATAAAGTatcttatattttgatttgctAATAAAACTGAATGTTTAGTTATTGTTTGTAATGTGccaaaataaatatttttatctaGCAACTGTGGTTTGTATTGATTTTCTATAAACGCCATTTGTTGATTATCGAGAAAATCAGGTACATTgctattgttattatttgttgCGGCAAGTATCATAttgggaaaaaaaaaggagaGATTGGCAATATACGCTATTAATTGAAGGGTTTAGAAACGCAAACGAGGGTCGAGGGTAGGACGAAAAAAATACGAGTTGGTAATGGTGATGAACAACCGGGGTTGGATGAATATGATTAACGGTACGTCAGTCGTGCTGCAAAACGGAAAAACTGAAAcaggaaagaaaaatatttgtcGTATCAACAGATGTTTGAAACCCAAGAGCTGCCGAAGTTATATATGCAGTCGctgaagaaagaagatgGGTCAACTTTGggtgaaaaattattattgcaagaaaaaaaaagaaaattttctttgtagaAAGTGAAAGAAGAGGTGTGCTGCGAAAAGTAAAAGGAAAAAGTCATTCCACAAGGTGATTGATTAGTTATTCATTCCGCCCACTGTCACTCACGCGCAGTACGTcgaggaaaagaaaaaggaaaaaaaaatttgaagaattatgggtttcttttttttttttttttttggaacTTTGCAAACAACCAGGGCGCGAAGTCAAGACCTAACTTCCTATTTAGGAGACTAAAGTGGATATGCCCAAGACTGCCAAAGGTAGATTTTATCCTTAGGGATGTACGGGATTTTAGTACTGGCGTTCAGTTTTAATCTGTTAGTAGGGATAACTTTTCTAAAAAGTTAAAATTGTTTGCTTCAGTAGCTCAGTAGGAAGAGCGTCAGTCTCATAATCTGAAGGTCGAGAGTTCGAACCTCCCCTGGagcatttatttttcttcccTTTTTTTCCAAACTCTAACAATGAaatgcaattttttatattcagtGACAGAAAATAGTTTGGATTTAGTAGTTGTATCAAATTCGTTAGTTTATCgtatataaatttataaattatattgtTTCATAATAATTGATCGTTGGTTTGTTcgtaattttttttggtgttttaagaaaaataatattagcATAAAAGAGAGTGGTTTAGTTTGAATGTGAATTTTTTTCGTATTTTTGTCATAAATGTCATGAATTGAATAGTATGGGTGAGTTTggtttatcatttttggtTTGATTGTCTTCTTAAAGTTTCtacttcattttttaatcTAGTTACCTCAAGCTCATATAACCtctcattattttgtaaatatagAATATAATCGACAGCTTTTTCTAGGATCATGCTTTTGTTCAGCCTTGTGCTAGTGGCTGTTGTGGTGCTGATAGATGCGTCTTGCTTTTTTACAGAGTCACTGACTTCAAAAGCTGTTTGTTCAGAGGAGACCCATGGGATAATTTGCTGTAATCTGGCAATTTTTGTATTGATGTTGATTctatatcttttttcaatcttatTATGAGCCTCCTTTTGATGAGCAGTTAATCTTTTTCTAACTGGCCTAATCTTGATAAGTCCATCATCTTCTCCATCAGCTTCATCAGATTCAGTGATTTCTCTCTTAATTAAATTGTCCAACGAAGGTAACAAACTGACGTCGTTGGTGAAACTATCATTTTCAGGAGAATTAACTAACGATGGTATAAAagattcattttcttgtttcaaTGTGAATGGAACTTCttgattcaattgattttcaattggAGAAGCGATAGAAGAGCTTGATGTAGATGAtatgatattttctaatGATTCAAACCATGAATTATCAGTCGTTAAATtagaatttaatgaaattgatgagtTCTTATTAGAAACCAAGGAAGGTttcatatcttcttcgAACATCCATGATTCGAAATTAGCAGCATCGTTTGTGATTATTGAATCCATTTAAATTATGTCTGGTATAATGCGTCGATAGAACGTTATAGAAGAGTATTCCTTTTCCTGTGTGTATAGTAAATATATGTTCAACAGAAAGAGGTTAATAAAGCTATGTTATACTTTATTAATGCTTAGTATGAAGGAAGGGATAAGTAAAGATATTACTTTTGATGTTGTTATGTATACAAGATAagataaataaattaaatgtTGATTTGACAAGGACAAGAGAGGGACAAAAAAGTTTCACCAAAAggtcaaattttctttgtttaaatataatttttgcGCCAATTTTGTTTCAgtcatctttttctttgaaccaaaattcttcaatcGTGCGGGTCTTActgaaagaattttttcttcacgCTATAGTTTTTGCCTTCTTTTGGGACACTTTTCCTCGAGAAAAAATATCCAAAAGTTTTTAGTGCGGGCCAAAAAAGAAAGCGATTTTGTCCTTCCATTTCTCAAACAGGGAGACTGAAATTGGGAGAAAATAGACAGAGAGACGAAGTagttctttttcttttttctttttgccTTCTTCGGTAAAACGTGTCAACTAACTAACCGATACGCCGTTCTCTCAGTCAGGAACCGAAAGTGAAGTTTTCAAAGTGAGTGCTTTTTGTTCTTTCCTCATACTGCGTCCTTGCTCAAAAACGACGAAACGAAGCCACGGatagtgaaaaaaaaaagcaggACCCACACAATTCAGTCCATATCCGTGGGTCAGCAGCAGGTTGAAACAAACTTTATGCCCTGTTCAGGAAAGCTCAACGGTAAAAGCCGTTCACCAATCACTGATTACGACATGGCGGTTGGTATCCATCATTTGTTTTTGTGTTGTCAATCCCGTTTGAGAGGGGCAGCAAAGAGACGGCTGTAACGGGCCAATTCAATAATCAGTTAGGTCATGCTTCGCTCGATATTAGGGCTTCCTCGACATGATTTTAGGGTTTCTTTTCAGGAACCTGGAGGATTCAGTTCGCTTTTCGATTTTCCCATGTATTGTTAGCTCATCGTGTAATTAAAACAATCAATAATGTATTTGTAAAaacttgataaattcaCGGTCTTAGAAGTTAAGCCAAGGTGAAGGGAGGGAATAAAACCATGTGTATGAATGTTATACTATTCCAGATATGGTTGAAGGATCAGATTTACTAG
This window harbors:
- the TYE7 gene encoding Tye7p (similar to Saccharomyces cerevisiae TYE7 (YOR344C); ancestral locus Anc_7.47), yielding MDSIITNDAANFESWMFEEDMKPSLVSNKNSSISLNSNLTTDNSWFESLENIISSTSSSSIASPIENQLNQEVPFTLKQENESFIPSLVNSPENDSFTNDVSLLPSLDNLIKREITESDEADGEDDGLIKIRPVRKRLTAHQKEAHNKIEKRYRININTKIARLQQIIPWVSSEQTAFEVSDSVKKQDASISTTTATSTRLNKSMILEKAVDYILYLQNNERLYELEVTRLKNEVETLRRQSNQK
- the PUT4 gene encoding proline permease PUT4 (similar to Saccharomyces cerevisiae PUT4 (YOR348C); ancestral locus Anc_7.44) yields the protein MKSDMSESSDMATTNISVYDKNDKNNIKDGVSFEKPIIYSEVDIESGAKESSSRNLKHGLQSRHIQLIALGGTIGTGLFVGTSSTLANCGPAALVISYIVISTIVYPIMNMFGEMVCYLPGNDDDDESVGYCAYLVSKYVDESLGFATSWNYYYCFIVLVATECTAASSIVEYWTSKIPKAVLIFLFLGVIFLLNFLPVKFYGEAEFWFAIIKIFCITGLIIVAFVIFCGGAPNNEDNSFVGFHYWKNPSSFRDYVTNGSLGNFLDVYNALIKGAFAFILGPELVSLTSSECVDQRRNIAKASRRFVYRLMFFYIFGALSISVIVPYNDPTLLNALALNKPGAGSSPFVIGIQNAGITILPHIINFCILTSAMSAGNAFLFASTRALLTMGKNGSAPRIFSRINRHGVPYVALSLSIMIACLAFLNCSASSAKVFQWFSNISTISGFIGWFTGCIAYLRFRRTIDYNGLYDRLPFKTKGQVYLTWYSFVFVGILILTNGYMYIIPKFWNYQDFIAAYITLPVFLVLYFGHIIYSGRWRQRKWWKPVDEIDVVTGLEEIELKTKIADEERQGHSGRFAKCLDYIL
- the KAFR0C05170 gene encoding uncharacterized protein (similar to Saccharomyces cerevisiae YAL037W and YOR342C; ancestral locus Anc_7.48) translates to MAFIENQYKPQLLDKNIYFGTLQTITKHSVLLANQNIRYFIGIDIPTETVSQLYNDIVNSGIYGSKDDILMINFDSKFLSPADYDNLQLNNDPLTFYQWNNTRLLNSLINDRLSLSQNFEFENALFGNKTNYTKSNVFTVDNFEKFQYFNDLIAIINFQNSNPSNGILIFADYENNENLITLLISIVLKKNPSLKILDALQFIKNLKHDNNYNLKEERIFWCSGLLNYFEEIRKNNLYWGISPRIINDCNNSNNIQNNNYNSVKCTSNKRTTNNIDLDNTNTNNNNSKAIATDPIASIARSKRARSD
- the CIN1 gene encoding Cin1p (similar to Saccharomyces cerevisiae CIN1 (YOR349W); ancestral locus Anc_7.43), with translation MQAASIESLLQSIKNGLKNVTNCDANEVIKSINSFQSDPSILDKHLSLFINLITKDFFVLNNDDTYRINVNHSKLCEIFYNFSKVCTWKKIVKFLPADVYLLPHILSELDKLSYKWQFKFFLLSWEYIIITSPFKLQNDIEIYQKAKKFKANQVLDPIVCMIHSELLFKNRTMYQDNARTCDLKTLNFLLKKIINCTNNNGSVASSCTIDILLDDIELLEYYTNYCLEFDHANNESIGIIICKTLPKLFKLQILTGNEGVIENILSWYFTNMNTHFTKFRFSLAHSFKKIIDLIHANDNDGLLLDLVEGDIIDKTLSLLDDKANLDMIDIHDLHSNLLIMAELSNFIIVHFPNLILKIIKVLSTTFFFQQKHLNKSIKGSQIKDASNFISWSLVKAKCFHEQLTASTELVVSNLFQNLLINSLFDAEILIRKSSYAALQELLGRHGSLILSNEQVVKIMELPINDLKHSYSNNLIALYKILNPNNGTSNNIHNTFFNYISDWFINYNIMGNVDIGTVMLAVSSLKILMLYLKANHNPYYIVLSNNIATLLKRQDSKGNVDAITSTRLLYLITEMNSDEHLLNFNREFLLKIFSSVINSHFTFSRDSVNSFKCLAILKYWTFNLKVKYPHFTLSKPEFDFLYTRILLVANVDSSSFDEFSTLMNEFIYLLSRSDTTIFGNQEAFDFFWLNYDKYAKLNHTIICSSLPYLPYDEFKIKFAKFVSHLNCQAKASLIANITRNENDILSNLLNDTSTGFNIIDYIVDFLDDHTVTDQGDVGRLVRFQACKLISLHFNRFEKHHDVLLSSLFNLAAQPSTGIRTVSLSTIQTYLGSSSDEEKEHELKLLQLFQIFTSNNGDIDRLSFWQSYAMNAGAQYSTNDQLGKSIDSFITWYETDLKSSDSRNAIFKELILSIPTASRIMSYKSDQEKISKLIKTVTCCLNFIERLISSRTKLGDERFNWNGVLIKLNNLMILKFGSNQVFKMRIVEFLPFLGIAYDIAVDGATENHNNDFQFINQIIEKILNVAKKTNIMTLQRACIRGLFQLYLEFDALEPFKLLEKILNENDSINNHTNTDFYIQV